One Thermicanus aegyptius DSM 12793 DNA segment encodes these proteins:
- the xylF gene encoding D-xylose ABC transporter substrate-binding protein produces MKAKLVVLFMILSMLLFVLSACGQDTAPTANDGSASTNGQDQGQSTNKDTETKKIKIGMSIDDLRLERWQHDRDFFVQRAKELGADVIVQSANGDDAQQLAQVENMLSQGVDVMVIIPHSSDAMAAAVDAAKKEGVPVLAYDRLINNSDVDVYVSFDNVRVGEMQAEYLVKQVPKGNYFLLGGSPTDNNAKLFRQGQMNILQPYIDRGDIKIVGDQWAKDWQADAALQIMENALTANNNKIDAVVASNDSTAGGAIQALAAQGLAGKVVISGQDADLAACQRIVEGTQSMTVYKPIKLLATTSAEVAIDLANGKPIKTQGKINNGKIDVPAVLLTPIQVDKQNMMDTIIKDGFHPFEEVYKNVPEDQRPKK; encoded by the coding sequence ATGAAGGCGAAGCTGGTCGTTTTATTCATGATTTTATCGATGCTCCTCTTTGTTCTTAGTGCTTGCGGACAGGATACGGCTCCTACGGCCAACGATGGAAGCGCTAGCACCAACGGGCAAGATCAAGGGCAATCAACCAACAAGGATACTGAGACGAAAAAAATCAAGATCGGTATGTCTATTGATGACCTTCGCCTAGAGCGTTGGCAACATGATCGGGATTTCTTCGTACAGCGTGCAAAAGAGTTAGGGGCTGATGTCATTGTTCAATCTGCCAACGGAGATGATGCGCAACAATTGGCACAAGTGGAGAATATGCTTTCACAAGGTGTAGATGTAATGGTTATTATTCCCCATAGCTCGGATGCCATGGCAGCTGCGGTAGATGCGGCAAAAAAGGAAGGTGTTCCTGTATTGGCGTATGACCGCTTGATCAATAATTCGGACGTTGATGTCTATGTATCGTTCGATAATGTGCGTGTTGGGGAGATGCAGGCCGAGTATCTTGTCAAACAAGTACCGAAAGGAAACTACTTCCTTTTGGGTGGATCTCCCACCGACAACAACGCAAAACTTTTCCGTCAAGGGCAGATGAATATTCTTCAACCCTATATAGACCGTGGAGATATTAAGATTGTAGGGGATCAATGGGCAAAGGATTGGCAAGCTGATGCTGCACTTCAAATTATGGAAAATGCGTTGACGGCGAATAACAATAAGATCGATGCAGTGGTTGCCTCTAATGACAGCACAGCGGGTGGAGCGATCCAAGCATTGGCTGCGCAAGGATTGGCAGGGAAAGTAGTCATTTCAGGACAGGATGCTGACTTGGCAGCCTGCCAGCGGATTGTGGAGGGGACACAGTCCATGACGGTTTATAAACCCATTAAATTACTTGCTACCACCTCCGCAGAAGTTGCAATAGATTTGGCGAATGGCAAACCAATCAAAACCCAAGGAAAAATTAACAATGGAAAGATTGATGTTCCCGCCGTTCTCCTCACCCCCATTCAAGTGGATAAACAGAACATGATGGATACGATAATCAAAGACGGCTTCCATCCTTTTGAAGAAGTATACAAGAATGTACCTGAAGATCAACGTCCCAAAAAATAG
- a CDS encoding xylose ABC transporter ATP-binding protein: MNALEMIGITKEFPGVRALDQVTLSVKKGEIHALCGENGAGKSTLMKVLSGVYPTGTYEGIIRINGQEMYFRDIKESEKAGIAIIYQELTLVKEMTVAENIFLGNEPLRRGIIDTERLYEEAKKWLDQIHLDIPVDIKVSKLGIGQQQMVEIAKALSKKSEIIILDEPTAALTESEVKILMNLLRLLKSKGKTCIYISHKLNEVMSIADRVTVLRDGKTVGTDSIQNLTEEQIISLMVGREISDLFPYEEHEIGDVVLEVKNYSAYDPRQKKKIIDQVSFNVREGEILGIAGLMGAGRTELFASLFGVYKVTKEGEVFLRGKKIRIREPRDAIELGIVYASEDRKQYGLIMNMNIMKNSTLAALDRVMKRGIIDESEEVKISGFYMRQMLLKATNLEMKVSKLSGGNQQKVVLGKWLMTNPKVLILDEPTRGIDVGAKYEIYKLINELVKERVAVVMISSELPEIIGMSDRILVLSGGRIINEFRRGEATQEKIMASATGRK; encoded by the coding sequence ATGAATGCGTTAGAGATGATCGGAATCACCAAAGAATTTCCCGGCGTGCGTGCCCTGGATCAAGTTACCCTCTCCGTGAAGAAGGGAGAAATCCATGCACTTTGTGGTGAAAATGGTGCGGGAAAATCTACGTTGATGAAAGTATTAAGCGGAGTTTACCCTACAGGAACGTATGAGGGGATCATACGTATCAATGGGCAAGAGATGTATTTTCGGGATATCAAAGAGTCGGAAAAAGCCGGTATCGCCATAATCTATCAAGAACTGACGTTGGTAAAAGAAATGACCGTTGCCGAAAATATCTTCTTAGGCAACGAGCCGTTAAGACGGGGAATTATTGATACGGAGAGATTATATGAAGAAGCAAAGAAATGGTTAGATCAAATCCATCTTGATATTCCTGTGGATATAAAAGTAAGTAAGTTGGGAATTGGTCAACAGCAGATGGTAGAAATTGCGAAGGCACTTTCGAAAAAAAGTGAGATTATCATTTTGGATGAACCCACAGCAGCGTTGACGGAAAGTGAAGTTAAGATTCTGATGAATTTGCTACGTCTTTTAAAATCCAAAGGGAAAACATGTATTTATATCTCCCACAAACTAAATGAAGTGATGTCAATTGCTGATAGGGTTACGGTTTTAAGAGACGGAAAAACAGTGGGAACGGATTCGATCCAAAATCTGACGGAGGAACAAATCATCTCCTTAATGGTGGGGAGGGAAATCTCTGATTTATTTCCGTACGAGGAGCATGAAATCGGGGATGTTGTCCTTGAGGTGAAGAACTACAGCGCCTATGATCCACGCCAAAAGAAGAAAATAATCGATCAGGTCTCATTTAACGTGAGAGAAGGTGAGATCCTCGGCATAGCTGGGCTGATGGGAGCAGGAAGGACTGAGCTTTTTGCAAGTTTATTTGGTGTATATAAGGTCACCAAAGAAGGTGAAGTATTCCTAAGAGGAAAAAAAATACGTATTCGAGAACCAAGGGATGCGATTGAGCTAGGGATTGTCTATGCCTCTGAAGATCGAAAACAATATGGTTTAATTATGAACATGAATATCATGAAAAACTCCACCTTAGCTGCTCTTGATCGGGTGATGAAAAGGGGGATCATCGACGAGTCTGAGGAAGTAAAAATTTCGGGCTTTTATATGCGCCAAATGCTCTTAAAAGCAACCAATTTAGAGATGAAAGTAAGCAAGTTAAGTGGCGGAAACCAGCAAAAGGTTGTTTTGGGGAAGTGGTTGATGACCAATCCTAAAGTCTTAATCCTTGATGAACCGACACGGGGTATAGATGTGGGAGCCAAATATGAAATTTATAAACTGATTAACGAATTGGTGAAAGAAAGGGTTGCCGTGGTTATGATATCCTCTGAACTTCCTGAAATCATAGGAATGTCGGATCGTATTCTAGTCCTATCTGGAGGTAGGATCATTAATGAATTTAGGCGTGGTGAAGCGACACAGGAAAAAATAATGGCCAGCGCGACCGGGAGGAAATAG
- a CDS encoding sugar ABC transporter permease, whose translation METKKTFHFDIRAYSMFVALILIAIIFSIYTDGAFLSSRNLSNLFRQMSVTSILAIGMTLVIVAGHIDLSVGSIVGLTGGIAAILQVWYGWDTVWVILAALVVGLLLGLWQGWWVAYLGVPSFIVTLGGMMVFRGILIGVSKGETIAPLHEDFIQIGQSYLPYAWGYLLLILFIVVLFLNTYHRRKKRKKYGLSLNQGYIDYGKTIFYSLLATLFVYMMNRYLGIPTPIMIVLLLAILFTFIANRTGFGRHLYAIGGNPEAARYSGINIRRHLLLIFTIMGLLAGIAGVVLTGRLNAATVGAGQMYELDAIAAAVIGGSSLMGGVGTIVGSITGALVMVSLDNGMSMMNIQPFWQYIVKGLILILAVFLDILSKKKIE comes from the coding sequence ATGGAGACAAAAAAAACTTTTCATTTTGATATCCGCGCCTATTCAATGTTCGTTGCATTGATCTTGATCGCGATAATCTTCAGTATCTATACAGATGGCGCCTTTCTATCATCTCGCAATCTCTCCAATCTATTCAGACAGATGTCTGTCACTTCCATCCTGGCGATTGGCATGACTCTTGTCATTGTAGCGGGTCATATTGATTTGTCGGTGGGCTCGATTGTAGGTCTCACTGGCGGGATTGCTGCTATTTTGCAAGTTTGGTATGGTTGGGATACAGTTTGGGTTATTTTAGCGGCTTTAGTCGTTGGTTTATTACTTGGTTTATGGCAAGGTTGGTGGGTTGCTTATTTGGGAGTTCCATCTTTCATCGTCACGCTGGGTGGAATGATGGTCTTCCGGGGCATTCTCATCGGAGTAAGCAAAGGGGAAACCATCGCTCCTTTGCATGAAGACTTTATCCAGATCGGTCAAAGTTACCTCCCCTATGCATGGGGATACCTGCTCCTTATTCTCTTTATCGTTGTCCTCTTTTTAAACACCTATCATCGGAGGAAAAAGAGAAAGAAATATGGCCTCAGCCTAAACCAAGGTTATATCGATTATGGGAAAACAATTTTCTATAGTTTGCTCGCTACCTTGTTCGTCTACATGATGAACCGCTATCTGGGTATTCCTACCCCTATCATGATTGTTCTGCTTCTCGCTATTCTCTTCACTTTTATTGCAAATCGTACCGGGTTTGGTCGCCATCTGTACGCAATTGGGGGAAACCCTGAGGCAGCTCGTTATTCGGGAATCAACATTAGACGTCACCTGCTCCTTATCTTCACCATAATGGGACTCCTGGCAGGGATCGCTGGCGTAGTTTTAACAGGTCGTCTTAATGCTGCAACGGTAGGAGCAGGGCAGATGTATGAGTTAGATGCGATTGCGGCGGCTGTCATCGGGGGGAGTAGTCTCATGGGTGGCGTTGGCACCATCGTAGGTTCCATAACTGGAGCTCTCGTGATGGTAAGCCTTGACAACGGTATGAGCATGATGAATATCCAACCTTTCTGGCAATATATCGTGAAAGGATTAATTTTGATCTTAGCTGTCTTCCTGGATATATTGAGTAAGAAAAAGATTGAATAA
- a CDS encoding response regulator transcription factor, with the protein MNILLAEDDLALGELITHLLKKKGDFHVDWVTQGKDAYEYAINSYYDVIVLDWMMPELSGVDVCRNLRKGGYSRAILMLTAKDAVSDRVTGLDAGADDYLVKPFEFDELLARLRALLRRNYAPILEERVAIKDLVLNRTNYTVQQGEKEIQLTPREFQLFDLLVQNKGRVLTRDLILDRVWGYEKDVSPKIVDATVKLIRKKLEFFRKEEVIQSIRGVGYKIED; encoded by the coding sequence ATGAACATCCTTTTAGCGGAGGATGATCTCGCCTTGGGTGAACTGATCACACACTTGTTGAAGAAAAAGGGGGATTTTCACGTCGATTGGGTTACTCAAGGAAAAGATGCTTATGAATATGCGATAAACTCTTACTACGACGTGATCGTTCTGGATTGGATGATGCCCGAGTTAAGCGGTGTGGATGTTTGCCGGAACCTAAGAAAAGGAGGGTATTCCAGGGCGATCTTGATGCTAACGGCCAAAGATGCCGTGTCGGACCGTGTGACGGGACTTGATGCGGGCGCCGACGATTATCTTGTGAAGCCCTTTGAATTTGACGAACTCCTTGCCCGTCTCCGTGCCCTTTTACGGCGCAACTATGCCCCGATCCTTGAGGAGAGAGTGGCGATAAAAGATCTTGTGCTAAATCGGACCAACTATACGGTTCAACAGGGAGAGAAGGAAATCCAACTTACCCCCCGCGAGTTTCAATTGTTTGATTTGTTAGTCCAGAACAAAGGTAGGGTCTTAACCCGTGACCTGATCTTAGACCGGGTTTGGGGGTATGAAAAAGATGTCTCCCCGAAAATCGTGGACGCCACGGTAAAATTGATCCGAAAGAAACTGGAATTTTTCAGGAAAGAAGAGGTTATACAAAGTATTCGCGGGGTGGGATACAAAATTGAAGATTAA
- a CDS encoding sensor histidine kinase, which produces MKINRFTKIRQQWATKIRQQWATDLFKRTQIRLTMLYSGFIILFLILFTLIIYTVFSVTISQREEQQIKRLAIQEENIVKGYLAKYGRLNPFIPVNRDIIVIGEDQFFYYFIDPVGRLVFGNEVVHPFRNDLINVIQGWMPQDQQVRSFSIKIPPDLMNGLPPQPENPGDIRLLVAAQPVFFGDMFVGTLYVGKNITKNIDLFRSLFFILVILAVLFSGVAIYLSHLMSKRAMIPVVNAYMKQRQFTADASHELRTPLSVLLTSINALEMEKEMNEEGDFSRKLLTNMKEEVKRMAKLVGDLLTLARSDSEQAEILWENFDYQPIAAKIIESMKPLADSKGIVLTLHAPSPMVVYGDLERLKQLLYLLLDNAIKYTPQAGTVDVTLSIEDQERHPTFHLQVKDTGIGISPEDLEKIFDRFYRVDKARTRQTGGYGLGLSIAKWIVEAHKGTIQADSKVGEGSTFTVKIPQQPRK; this is translated from the coding sequence TTGAAGATTAATCGATTCACGAAAATCCGACAGCAGTGGGCTACGAAGATCCGACAGCAGTGGGCCACCGATCTCTTTAAGCGGACACAGATCCGCCTTACGATGCTCTATAGCGGATTTATCATTCTTTTTCTCATTTTATTTACCCTGATAATTTATACCGTCTTCTCGGTGACCATCTCTCAACGGGAGGAACAACAAATTAAGAGATTGGCGATTCAGGAAGAAAATATCGTTAAAGGATATTTGGCGAAATATGGCCGCCTGAACCCCTTTATTCCGGTCAATAGAGACATCATTGTCATTGGCGAGGACCAATTCTTTTATTATTTTATAGACCCGGTGGGCCGTCTTGTTTTTGGTAATGAGGTGGTTCATCCGTTTCGCAACGATCTAATCAATGTGATTCAGGGGTGGATGCCGCAGGACCAGCAGGTTCGTTCCTTCAGTATAAAAATTCCGCCTGATCTGATGAATGGATTGCCGCCACAGCCGGAAAACCCCGGGGACATCAGGCTTCTTGTCGCTGCTCAACCAGTTTTTTTTGGAGACATGTTTGTAGGGACTTTATATGTGGGAAAAAATATAACGAAAAATATTGATTTGTTCCGTTCTCTCTTCTTTATCCTGGTTATATTGGCCGTATTGTTTTCCGGAGTAGCCATTTACCTTAGCCATCTCATGTCTAAGAGAGCCATGATCCCTGTGGTGAACGCATATATGAAGCAACGACAGTTTACGGCAGATGCCTCCCATGAGTTGCGGACACCCTTAAGCGTTCTCCTTACTTCGATTAATGCGCTGGAGATGGAAAAAGAAATGAATGAGGAGGGGGATTTCTCCCGCAAACTGCTCACCAATATGAAGGAAGAAGTGAAACGTATGGCAAAATTGGTGGGCGATCTGCTCACCTTGGCCCGTTCCGATTCGGAACAGGCAGAGATATTATGGGAGAATTTTGACTATCAGCCTATCGCCGCAAAAATCATAGAGTCGATGAAACCGCTGGCCGATTCAAAGGGAATCGTTCTTACCTTACATGCTCCTTCACCGATGGTTGTTTACGGCGATCTGGAACGGTTAAAACAGCTGCTCTATCTCCTGCTGGATAACGCGATCAAATACACCCCCCAGGCCGGCACGGTAGATGTAACCCTTTCCATAGAAGATCAGGAGCGCCATCCAACGTTTCATCTTCAGGTGAAGGATACGGGAATCGGAATCAGTCCGGAGGATCTAGAAAAAATCTTTGACCGGTTTTATCGGGTGGATAAAGCCCGAACCAGGCAAACGGGCGGGTATGGATTAGGACTTTCCATCGCGAAATGGATCGTTGAGGCCCACAAAGGAACGATTCAAGCAGATAGCAAAGTGGGTGAAGGGAGTACGTTCACGGTTAAAATTCCCCAGCAGCCTCGGAAATGA
- a CDS encoding efflux RND transporter periplasmic adaptor subunit, protein MKKWIFIVLAVLIAGAGIFVYFLQKGKQPVAAQRITAPVQRGNLTIQVSGTGSVTPVNKESVTATETGVVNEVLFQEGDKVEKGQVLVTFKGSDLSDQIQQEEFNLQQLNTQLQNAQKKMNDQKEKSTVTSPADGNLISLNVNVGDEVQANSVLGTVQRVNTSTITVPFNQAQVADVKVGQKAEVFILDNFETVEGTVKEVDTLGRTTESGVNYYDVTVEVEQKMDSSFSAQVSVVTPKGKVQALEKGTFKPAEIFEIKAKTSGTVSKILVSKQAYVRTGQAVVLLETDIDTSNIDQLNNQILQAKERIKSYQEQQAAPSPILAPLSGEILTRDVEPGAEVKAGQAVAEIANYQDYQMVIAVDELDISKVKVGQIADVTLNALPDQKLKGEVTKIAEEGTVNNGVATFDVTILLQESKGIRSGMTGEAVITVQEKQNVLYVPIEAVQKRGNQYMVLTASRNAGSTGENIQMKQVEVGISNEDYIEITNGLSEGDEVILPTVTTNRSQQLNRFPGGFPGGMGGFQGGGTRGGFRNSTGGGNR, encoded by the coding sequence ATGAAAAAGTGGATTTTTATTGTGCTGGCTGTCCTCATTGCCGGTGCAGGGATCTTCGTCTATTTTCTGCAGAAAGGAAAACAGCCCGTGGCCGCCCAAAGGATCACGGCTCCGGTGCAAAGGGGAAATCTTACCATTCAGGTTAGTGGCACCGGATCGGTCACCCCTGTGAATAAGGAAAGTGTAACAGCCACAGAAACGGGGGTGGTGAATGAGGTATTGTTTCAAGAAGGAGACAAGGTGGAAAAGGGGCAAGTTCTGGTAACATTTAAAGGGAGTGATCTGAGCGATCAGATACAGCAAGAAGAGTTCAATCTGCAACAACTTAACACCCAATTGCAGAACGCTCAGAAAAAAATGAATGATCAAAAGGAGAAATCGACCGTCACATCTCCCGCCGATGGGAACCTGATTTCTCTTAACGTGAATGTCGGAGATGAAGTGCAGGCCAATTCGGTCCTGGGCACGGTCCAAAGGGTAAATACCTCCACCATTACCGTCCCATTCAACCAAGCTCAAGTCGCCGATGTGAAAGTAGGGCAAAAAGCAGAGGTCTTTATCCTTGATAACTTTGAAACCGTCGAAGGAACGGTGAAAGAGGTGGACACGCTGGGCAGGACGACGGAAAGCGGCGTCAATTATTATGATGTAACGGTTGAAGTGGAGCAAAAAATGGATTCAAGTTTTTCCGCCCAGGTTTCTGTCGTAACGCCAAAGGGAAAAGTTCAAGCTTTGGAAAAAGGAACCTTTAAACCGGCGGAGATTTTCGAAATCAAGGCGAAAACATCAGGAACCGTGAGCAAGATCTTGGTATCGAAACAGGCGTATGTTCGGACGGGGCAGGCTGTCGTTCTCCTTGAGACCGACATCGACACGAGCAATATCGATCAATTGAATAACCAAATCTTACAAGCCAAAGAAAGAATTAAATCTTATCAAGAGCAGCAAGCGGCTCCCTCGCCGATTCTTGCCCCCCTATCCGGCGAGATCCTGACGCGGGATGTGGAACCTGGCGCCGAGGTCAAAGCGGGGCAGGCTGTAGCCGAAATCGCCAATTATCAGGACTATCAGATGGTGATTGCCGTTGACGAATTAGATATTTCCAAGGTAAAAGTGGGGCAAATCGCGGATGTTACCTTGAACGCTCTCCCCGATCAAAAGTTGAAGGGGGAGGTGACAAAAATAGCGGAAGAGGGAACCGTGAATAACGGAGTGGCCACTTTCGATGTGACCATTCTCCTCCAGGAATCGAAAGGAATACGTTCAGGGATGACGGGGGAAGCGGTGATAACCGTTCAAGAAAAACAGAATGTATTATACGTGCCGATCGAAGCGGTTCAAAAAAGAGGGAACCAATATATGGTATTGACTGCATCAAGAAATGCCGGGAGTACCGGAGAAAATATTCAAATGAAACAGGTTGAAGTAGGAATTTCCAATGAGGATTACATTGAAATCACCAATGGACTGAGTGAAGGGGATGAGGTGATCTTGCCTACCGTGACCACCAACCGGTCTCAACAATTGAACCGTTTCCCAGGCGGTTTTCCAGGAGGAATGGGAGGATTCCAGGGAGGAGGAACCCGGGGAGGATTTAGAAACTCAACGGGGGGTGGTAACCGATGA
- a CDS encoding ABC transporter ATP-binding protein: protein MTSGAGPLILIEKLSKWYKLGGETVKALDEVSLTIDRGEFLAIIGPSGSGKSTLMNVIGCLDLPTSGTYLLDGEDIGKLKDHQLATIRNEKIGFIFQGFNLLARLTALENVELPLVYRGISAKERRAVAYDSLEKVGLKDRAHHKPSQLSGGQQQRVAIARALAGQPQILLADEPTGALDSKTGQEVIQILKSLNQAGHTVVLITHDLTIAKQAKRIVRIQDGRLMAEGGETL from the coding sequence ATGACCTCAGGTGCCGGTCCGCTCATTCTCATCGAGAAATTGAGTAAATGGTACAAATTAGGTGGTGAGACGGTAAAGGCGTTGGATGAAGTCTCTCTCACCATCGACCGGGGAGAGTTTTTGGCCATCATCGGTCCCTCTGGTTCCGGCAAATCTACCTTGATGAATGTCATCGGATGCTTGGATCTGCCCACAAGCGGAACTTATTTGCTGGATGGCGAGGATATCGGGAAGCTAAAGGACCATCAGTTGGCAACGATCCGGAACGAAAAAATCGGTTTTATTTTCCAGGGATTTAATTTGTTGGCGAGGCTTACGGCCCTAGAAAACGTGGAATTGCCGCTGGTTTATCGGGGAATCTCGGCCAAAGAACGGCGCGCCGTCGCCTATGATTCCTTGGAAAAAGTGGGATTAAAAGACCGGGCCCATCACAAACCGAGTCAATTATCCGGAGGACAGCAACAACGGGTGGCGATTGCCAGGGCGCTGGCCGGTCAACCGCAAATTCTCCTGGCAGACGAGCCCACCGGTGCCCTTGATTCGAAAACTGGCCAGGAAGTGATTCAGATCCTAAAAAGCTTAAATCAGGCGGGGCATACCGTTGTTCTGATTACCCATGATCTGACGATTGCCAAACAGGCGAAGCGTATCGTGCGAATCCAAGATGGCCGTCTGATGGCTGAAGGAGGGGAGACCCTTTGA
- a CDS encoding ABC transporter permease, whose translation MSYGQAIKIALKNIYGNKFRSFLTMLGIIIGVAAVIALVSIGQGTTKNVTDQIQGLGSNLISVNIVGRGSQTTLKYDEAMKFANLSDVKGVSPVITGNVTAKNGLKSVDVNLEGTNPDYENIRQTHVRSGRFLMPLDLENRNKVALLGSNTANELFGFADPIGQSIQINGIRFKVVGVLEQKGSSIGGSNDDKIIIPISTAERLLASPGVRTIYVEADSPDHVQRAMWRIEGELAKKFKGNEDSYNVFSQQDMLQTVSSVSSTMTLMLGGIAGISLLVGGIGIMNIMLVSVTERTREIGIRKAIGAKKRDILLQFLIEAVVLSLIGGLIGVGIGVGIALLLSNVFRMTVALSLQVILIALGFSVGVGVLFGILPANRAAKLNPIDALRFE comes from the coding sequence TTGAGTTACGGTCAAGCCATAAAAATCGCTTTAAAAAATATTTATGGAAATAAGTTTCGCTCATTTTTAACCATGTTGGGCATCATTATCGGTGTGGCGGCCGTGATCGCTTTAGTATCGATTGGCCAAGGAACAACCAAGAATGTGACGGACCAGATCCAAGGGTTGGGTTCCAACCTGATCAGCGTAAACATCGTTGGAAGGGGGAGCCAAACGACGTTAAAGTATGATGAAGCCATGAAATTCGCGAATCTATCGGATGTAAAAGGCGTCTCCCCCGTGATCACGGGAAATGTGACGGCCAAAAACGGGCTGAAGAGTGTTGATGTAAACCTCGAAGGAACCAATCCGGATTATGAAAACATCCGCCAAACCCATGTCCGGAGCGGAAGGTTTCTCATGCCCCTCGATCTGGAAAACAGGAATAAGGTTGCCCTTCTCGGATCCAATACGGCAAATGAGCTGTTTGGATTTGCGGATCCCATAGGGCAGTCTATACAAATCAACGGCATTCGCTTTAAGGTGGTCGGCGTATTGGAACAAAAAGGAAGTTCGATCGGCGGCTCCAACGACGACAAGATCATCATTCCGATCAGTACCGCCGAACGGCTTCTCGCAAGCCCCGGGGTCCGCACCATTTACGTGGAGGCCGATTCCCCAGATCATGTCCAACGGGCGATGTGGAGAATCGAGGGGGAGCTGGCGAAAAAATTTAAGGGTAACGAGGATAGTTACAATGTGTTCAGCCAACAGGACATGTTGCAGACGGTAAGTTCCGTCTCGTCAACCATGACGTTAATGTTGGGGGGCATCGCGGGGATCTCTCTGCTCGTAGGCGGCATCGGGATCATGAACATCATGCTGGTTTCCGTGACCGAACGAACGAGAGAGATCGGCATCCGGAAAGCGATCGGCGCGAAAAAGCGGGACATTCTGCTCCAGTTTCTGATAGAGGCCGTCGTCCTTAGTCTCATCGGCGGGTTGATCGGCGTCGGAATCGGGGTAGGCATCGCCCTATTGCTTTCGAATGTGTTTCGTATGACCGTCGCCCTTTCCCTTCAGGTGATCCTGATCGCCCTTGGATTCTCCGTTGGGGTTGGAGTTCTCTTTGGCATATTGCCGGCCAACAGGGCGGCTAAGTTAAACCCCATCGATGCCCTTCGTTTTGAATAG
- a CDS encoding PepSY-associated TM helix domain-containing protein, with translation MFRKFRQAHLWIGLISSILLFIEAGTGLLLTEPWLLGQPSGERFEFRDQVPLDQMRSQTGIQEGTQNGAQNPSGTIHNNSSSRSERFRYPDGTMGGRFGNSLLAIVRGIHSGRIGNVDIRWLIDLSAVSILFLTATGIYLSIKTLRARRKVFSNKEVSGS, from the coding sequence ATGTTTAGGAAGTTTCGGCAAGCCCATTTATGGATTGGGTTGATATCCTCTATACTATTGTTTATCGAAGCCGGTACCGGATTGTTGCTCACGGAACCATGGCTGTTGGGACAACCTTCAGGAGAACGTTTCGAGTTTCGCGATCAAGTCCCTTTGGACCAAATGAGGAGTCAAACCGGAATCCAGGAAGGAACTCAGAATGGAGCACAAAACCCTTCCGGTACCATCCATAACAATAGCAGTAGCCGGAGTGAGAGGTTTCGTTATCCAGACGGAACGATGGGGGGAAGGTTCGGGAACTCCTTGCTGGCAATTGTTCGTGGCATACATTCAGGTCGTATCGGAAACGTAGACATTCGTTGGCTGATCGACTTATCCGCCGTCAGCATCCTGTTCCTCACCGCCACAGGGATTTACTTATCGATAAAAACCTTACGAGCCCGGAGAAAAGTGTTTTCGAATAAAGAAGTGAGCGGCTCGTAG